Sequence from the Amycolatopsis sp. NBC_00345 genome:
CCCCGTCGCCATCGTGCTCGCGCTTCGCTCACCGTCCACCGGCACACCGTCCACAGTGGGCGAGCTGACCGCGCTGCCGTGGCTGGCCGTCGACCGGTTGAGCGACCAGGACGCCAAGACCCTCCTCACCGCACGGAACCCGTTCCCGCTCGACGACCGGGTCCGGGACCGGCTCATCGCCGAGGCGGACGGCAATCCGCTCGCCCTGCTCGAACTGCCCCGGGCCGGCGGCTTCATCCCGCCCGCGGCGTCGTCGGTGCCGTCGCGGATCGAGGACGGCTTCCGGGCGCGGCTGGCCGGTCTGAGCGCCGACGCGCGGCTGTTGCTGACCCTCGCCAGCGCGGATCCCACCGGCGATCCCGGTCTGCTGTGGCCGGCCGCCGGCGCCTTGGACATCGACGTGCCGGTCGCCGGCGCGGCCGCGGCCGCCACCGGGCTGGTCGAGTTCGCGGCGCGCATCCGGTTCTGTCATCCGCTGGCGCGCTCGGCGGTCTACCACGCCGCGGAGGACGGTCAGCTCCGTGCGGTTCACGGCGCGCTGGCCGAGGTGACCGACCCGCTCACGGCCCCGGACCGGCGGGCGTGGCACCGCGCGCAAGCGAGCGTCGGCCCGGACGAGGACGTGGCGGCCGACCTGGAGCGCTGTGCGTCGCGGGCTCGGTCGCGCGGGGGCGTCGCGGCGGCGGCCGAGTTCCTCGAACGCTCGGTCGCGCTGTCACTGGACCCTGAACGCCGTGTCGAACGGACGCTGACCGCGGTGCGGACCGGCATCGAGGCCGGCGCCATCGACCGGGCGGCCGGCCTCCTCACCACCATCGAGACCGCCTCGCTGGACGAGTTCCAACGGGCCCAGGTCGACCTGCTGGGAAGCCGGATCGCCTTCACCCGCCCCGGCGACAGCAGCGGCCCGTCGCTGACGGTGAGCGCGGCGCGACGACTGTCCGAACTGGACCCCGACCGAGCACGGGACTGCTTCCTGGACGCCCTCGAGACGAGTCTGGTCGTCGGTCGCGCCGGCGGGGTCGTCAACGAGGTCCTCACCGCGGCACGGGCCGTGGCGCCGGCGCCCAGCTCCCCGGATCTCCTCGAAGCGCTGATCGCCTTTGCCGAGCACGATTACCGCACGTCGATTCCGATTTTTCGCGATGCGCTGCACGCCGAAGGCGGCCACTTGTGGAGCCGACGCCCCGCGCTCGCCTCGATGATCGCCGCCGAGCTTTGGGATACCGACACCCCCACCGCCATCGCCGAATGGCTGGTGAAGCCCGGCCGGGAGTCGGGCTCGCCGTTGCTGCTGAGGCTCGCCTTCGCGCAAGAAGCCCTGCACGCCATCCTCGCCGGCAACCTCGGGCTGGCGCTCGCCGCGTCCGCCGAGGAGGAAGCGATCGCCGACGCGGCCGGCGAGCCCCCGCTGATGTACCACCGGCTGCAGCTGGCCGCCATGAGGGGCCGCCGTGAGGAAGCCATGGGCCTCCTCCGGACGGCCACCACGGCGAAGTCCTCCGGCGGAACGGGCCAGGTGACCAACCTGCACTGGGCCGCTGCCGTGCTGCACAACGGTTTGGCCGATTACCCCGCCGCACTGGCCGCGGCCCGTGAAGCGACGGAGCACGGCGACCTCTTCCTGATCGGAGTGGCCCTGCCCGAGCTCGTCGAAGCCGCCGTCAAATGCCGCGAGCCCGCGGTGGCCGCGCGAGCGCTGGAGTCGTTGACCGAACGCGCGCAAGCGGCGGGGACCACACTCGGCCGAGGAGTCACGGCGTACTCCCGAGGGCTCGTGACGGGAGTCGAGGACGACTACCGGGAAGCCGTCGAGTGTCTCGAGGTCAGTCCCCTCCTGCCCTACCTTGGCCGGGCGCACCTGCTGTACGGGGAGTGGTTGCGGCGCAAGGGCCGCCTGAAGGATTGCCTGCGAGAACTGCGAGCCGCCCACGAGTTGCTCTCGTCCGCCGGGGCCGACGGGTTCGCCCGGCGCGCCGCCGACGAGCTCCGTGCCGCCGGGCAGCGGGTCGAGGGCCGATCCGCGCAAGCCCACGAGAAGCTCACGATGCAGCAGCTGGCGGTCGCCCGGCTGGTGGCCTCGGGCGCCGCCTCGAACGAGGTCGCCACCACGCTGTTCATCAGCAAGCGCACGGTCGACGCGCACCTGCGCATGATCTTCCGCAAACTCGGGGTGACTTCACGAAGGCAGCTCAAGGACCACCCCGACCTGATGGGGCACTGACCTTGGCCGGCGGGGTCACGCGCTGTTCGGCTGCTGTCCGACCTCGCGGGCCCACAGCCACTCGGTGAGGTGGGCGACCGCCCGGTCCCGGTGCCGCCGATAGGTGTTGAAGGACAGGTGCAGCGTCTGGGCGACGCGTTCCTGGGTGGTGGCCGGGTGCAGGAAGGTGCGGTCCACCAGCTCGCTCAGATCGGGCCGCAGCATGCCCGCGCCCGTGGTCAGCAGGTCTTGGAGCGCGGACGGCCCGCCGCTTTGGTGCTGCCGCACCATTCGTGAGCGCAGCAAGGGGTTGTCCCGTAACCGTTCCGGCGTGTGCAGGTCACGCAGGGCATCCCGGACGGCGCTCGCGAACTCGGGCTCGGAGAGGATCGCGTTGCCGGGTTCGGCCGGGGGAGCCGACGCGCCGGCTTGGCGGGCATGGACGAAACGCAGCCACTCCGTGACGTCCGTGCGGCGCCAGTCGTGCGCGAAAACGGGGAACCGCCGGTCGCCGACCGCGTACTCGGCTTCCGGCGCCGGCTGGAAACCGAGGTTCGCCAGGGTGCGGTCCCACCGGGCCGCGTCGGCGTACGCGCCTACCAGCGTCCACGCCGAGTTGTCGCCGCGGATCAGGATGTCGAGGGTTTGGCAGGCCGCGAACAGGGTCACCGACGGCGAGGTGAACTGACCGTGGTCGCGGTCGAGGAAGAACCGCCAGGCCCGAACCCGCTCGCCGGGCCTGGGCGCGCCGTTCTCGTGCGCGTGCCGCCACATGGCGGCGGCCCCCGGGTCCACGTCGAGCTCGGCCTCGGCCTCGGTCAGCTCCAGGCACGCGGCATAGCCCCGAGGTTCGCCCGACAGGGAACGGAAAACCCAGAACGCCGCGGGCTGGCGCGCCAGCCAGTACGCGGCCAGCTCGGCCTGCTTTTCGCCCTGCCAGGCCGAAGTCATCGCGATGATCGGATCCCGGTCCCCGTCCCGCAGCCGGTCGGCGTACGCCTGCATCGTCGGCGGCGGGGTGGTGCACGTTTCGATCTTCGAGCGGGCACCGGACAGGACGATCGTGTCGACGAGCAGCTGGATCTGCTCACGCTCGTCCACCGACGCGCGGATCCGGGCCAGCATCGCGGCCGAGACCCTGGCCTTCAGCTCGGCGTACCGGCCGGGGGCGCGCCAGCGCAGGTCCGCGTCGAGGGCGTCGCGGGCGACGTCGTGCGGATACAACCCGCGCGGCCCCTCATCGACGAACGGCAGCGTGCGCAGCCAGGCGAACAGTTCACCGGCGTCCGCGCCGATCACCTCGTGCAGAAGTTCTTCGGTGGTCACGGCCGCGTGGGCGCAGATCTCCAGCACCGCCCGGTGGCGCGCGCTCGGCGCCGCGTCGATCGCCTGCATCAGCAGCCCGCTCACCACGTCGGGCAGATCGGCGAGCGTGCGCGGCTCCGCGCCCCGGCGTACCGCGTCGACCACCATCGACAGGGTGAGGGGATGGCCGTGGCTGATGGCCAGCAACCGGTCGTGCCACTCGGGTGGGACCTGCTGGGCCGCCAGGTACCGCCGCCCGTCGCCGGGCCGCAGGTTGTCCAGCGCGACCACCCGCATCAGGTCCCGCCAGGCCGGGTCCGCCCGCCACAACGGCCGGGGCGGCTGGCGCCCGGCGATCACCACGAGCACGTCGCCGGGCAGTGACGGCAGGTATTCCTCGCGGACCCAGTCGTCGCTGTCCGCGAGCAGTTCATAGGTGTCGATCAGCAGCACCGGCCGGTCACTGCCGGTCACCGTGGGCATCGTGTCCGGCGCGAGCCGCAGCTGCCGTGCGTCGACCCGGACCACGGAGCGTCCGGCGGTCGCCGCGACGTCCGCGAACACCTCGAGCAGCGCGCTCTTGCCGACACCGCCTGCTCCGTGCACGAAGATCAGGCCCGGTTCGGCCAGCGCGTCCCGGAACAGCGACACCTCACTGTCGCGGCCGACGAACGAACGTCTCCGCAGCTCTTGCAGCCGCTCACCCAGCACCGTCACAGATCAACGGTAACCGACCCGGCGCACTGGTGACCCACGGTAGTTGGGCACCGGATGGGCAGCGACTGGGCAGTGGCTGGGCTGGTGCGGGCCGACTGGCCGATTGATGATCACGACGTCACTGCACGTAACGACGAAGGACACGATCATGCCGCTCGCTGAGCCCGTCCCGCGCGAGGCCGTGCGCCAAGCGGTGGTGTTCATGCGGGACCAGCTGGAGCGGCCGGTGACCGTCGCGGAGCTGGCCGGCGTGGCGGGGTTCAGCCCGTACCACTTCCTGCGGGTGTTCAAGCGGGCCACCGGCCACACGCCGCACCGCTATCTGACCCTGTTGCGCGTCGCTGAGGTTAAACGGCTGCTGGAAGGTGGGGCCACGGTCACGCAAGCGGCGGAGCGGTGCGGGTTTTACAGCACGGCACACCTGTCCGCGGTTTTCCTCCGCGAGACCGGGGTACGGCCGTCACAGTGGTCGCCGCGGACAAGCGATCGCCGGTCGGCCTAGTGATCGCGGGCCTCGCGGGTTGATATGAAGATTTTTTGTTCACTCTATTTGGTGACGTTTTCGATGGGTGGCGTCGGTAAAATTAAAGGGTGAATTGTTCTAGAGATTCTGCCTCCGATGTTTTGTCTCGGATTCATGAACGGGCCATCCGGGTGGCGCAGTTGGAGGCTGAGCAGGCTGCTGATGTCGCGTTGTTCGCGGCGACGGGTGGGTCTGCCCGGTCGGTGGCGGCTGAGTTGGCGTTGGAGTTGTCGGTGACAGAGCGGCGTGCTGGGGCTGATGTCGCGTTGGCGCAGGCACTGACCACCCGGTTACCGGCAACGTTCGCGGCGTTTCGACGTGGGGAAATCGACGCTTTCAAGGCGCGGATGGTATTCGAGCCGACTATCGCTCTGTCTGATGAGATGGCTGGTCAGGTTGACGCGATTGTGGCGACGCGGTTGGTGGGGAAGAATCCGTCGTCGTTACGGGCTGCGGTGAATCGGGTGGTACAGAAGGTGGATGCCGAGGGATACGAGCGAAGATCCCGGGCGCGACGGCGCGACCGTAATGTGTGTTTGATTCATCAGGACGAGACCATGTCCACGTTGCTGTGTGATCTGCCCGTGGAACACGCCTCGGCGATCTACATCTCCCTCGATCAGGAGGCGCGGAGGCTGCGTCGCGGAGGCGAGTCCCGGACGTTGGAGCAGTTGCGTGCGGATGTCCTGGTTGATCGGCTGCTGAACCGGGCGCCGGGTGACAGCGGCGTGAAGCCTGTTGTCTATGTCTATGTGGACCTTTTGACGCTGGCCGGATTGAACGAGGACCCCGCCGAACTATCGGGCTGTGGCACGGTTCCGGCGTGGCTGGCGCGGGCGCTTGCGGCGGACTCGAACTCGGTGTGGCGGCGGATCATCACCGAACCCGACACCGGGCAGGTCCTCAGTGTCGGCCGCACCCGCTACCGACCACCAGCCGCCCTCGCCGACCTGGTGCAGGTACGGGACCGGGTGTGCCAACACCCGGGATGTCATCGCCCGTCACAGTACAGCGACATCGACCACACCCGCGACTTCGCGACAGGTGGCCACACCGCCGAAGACAACCTCGGCCCGCGCTGCCGGCGACACCACCGCCTCAAAGACGAACCAGGCTGGTCCTACACCACAGCGCCCGGCGGTGAAGGCACCATCACCACACCGACAGGGCGGGTATACGCGACAACACCACCACCACTGCACGAAAGCCGGGTCCGAGACGCCGCAGGCGACGCCGAGGCCGGGCGCGAGGAAGCCGCCTGACCCGGCACACAGTGAGGAACCTCCAAAGCTGGGCCAGCGTCGCGTGATTCCGCCCTTTCTACGACGAGGGCTGCTTGGTCGTCCCGGGGAGCCGGGCAGCACCGGGAAGGCCCAGCGCGGGAATCCGTCGGCGCTGGCCACGAACTGGATGTTGCCGCCGAAGGCGCGGTATTGCCCGAGTACCACAGTGCACCCGTGGCGCCCCGGTCGCGGCGAGTGCCCCGATGCCGGCGCTCGACATGGAGCGCACCGGCGACGAACAAGGCCAACTCGCGCACCACATCAAGCGTGACCCCATAGGAAATCACGTGGGGCCTCTGGACTCCAGGACTCGGTCTTCGCGAACTCAGTCCCACCAGCGGCCCACGCCACATCCCACGGCAGCACCCACCGCACCCAGCTCCACTGAGAAAACCTCAATGGAGCGCTTCGGACCAAGCCGGAGCACGCGACACTAGCGATCGCGGGCCTCGCGGAAGGCGTTCCGCAGCTCGCTGACCAACACGGCGGACTTCTCCCAACCCGGGTAGTGCCCGCCGTACTCCATCTCGTTCCAGCTGGTGATGTTGTGGTACCGGTGTTCCGCCCAGCGCCGGGCGACGGGGAACGGTTCGCCCGGGAACAACGTGCAGGCGGTGGGCACGGTGACCGCCCGGGCGTTCTGCGCCTCGGCGTCGCGCGGCGTCCACCGGACCGCCTCCCAGTACCAGCGGGCGGTGGAGGCGCCGGTGCCGGTGAACCAGTACAGGGCGATGTCGTCCACCTGTTGCGCCACGCTGACACCGCCACCGGCCTCGGGCCGCGTGTCCGAAAAGCCGACCAGCGCCTGGCTCAGCCACGCGGCGAGCCCGGCCGGAGAGTCGAGCAGGGAGTAGCCGAGCGTCTGCGGGAGCATGGCCTGGGCGATCACATGGGTGGGGCCGGTACTCATGAACCGGTCACGTTGGGCGATCATGGCCTTCTCGGCGTCGTCGGCCGTCGCCAAGTCCTCGGGCAGGGGCGACGCGACCG
This genomic interval carries:
- a CDS encoding AAA family ATPase; the protein is MPGAELLVGRHGEKRRVDELIGAARAGRGGALVLGGEAGIGKSTLLEHAEQAASGFRVLRASGAEFEQELPYSALHQLCVPVLEHLAELPDRHRDALRIAFGLADGTPQPFQAGLAILELVTAVSSAQPVLCVIDDAQWLDAASSQAMAFLARRVGADPVAIVLALRSPSTGTPSTVGELTALPWLAVDRLSDQDAKTLLTARNPFPLDDRVRDRLIAEADGNPLALLELPRAGGFIPPAASSVPSRIEDGFRARLAGLSADARLLLTLASADPTGDPGLLWPAAGALDIDVPVAGAAAAATGLVEFAARIRFCHPLARSAVYHAAEDGQLRAVHGALAEVTDPLTAPDRRAWHRAQASVGPDEDVAADLERCASRARSRGGVAAAAEFLERSVALSLDPERRVERTLTAVRTGIEAGAIDRAAGLLTTIETASLDEFQRAQVDLLGSRIAFTRPGDSSGPSLTVSAARRLSELDPDRARDCFLDALETSLVVGRAGGVVNEVLTAARAVAPAPSSPDLLEALIAFAEHDYRTSIPIFRDALHAEGGHLWSRRPALASMIAAELWDTDTPTAIAEWLVKPGRESGSPLLLRLAFAQEALHAILAGNLGLALAASAEEEAIADAAGEPPLMYHRLQLAAMRGRREEAMGLLRTATTAKSSGGTGQVTNLHWAAAVLHNGLADYPAALAAAREATEHGDLFLIGVALPELVEAAVKCREPAVAARALESLTERAQAAGTTLGRGVTAYSRGLVTGVEDDYREAVECLEVSPLLPYLGRAHLLYGEWLRRKGRLKDCLRELRAAHELLSSAGADGFARRAADELRAAGQRVEGRSAQAHEKLTMQQLAVARLVASGAASNEVATTLFISKRTVDAHLRMIFRKLGVTSRRQLKDHPDLMGH
- a CDS encoding ATP-binding protein; this encodes MTVLGERLQELRRRSFVGRDSEVSLFRDALAEPGLIFVHGAGGVGKSALLEVFADVAATAGRSVVRVDARQLRLAPDTMPTVTGSDRPVLLIDTYELLADSDDWVREEYLPSLPGDVLVVIAGRQPPRPLWRADPAWRDLMRVVALDNLRPGDGRRYLAAQQVPPEWHDRLLAISHGHPLTLSMVVDAVRRGAEPRTLADLPDVVSGLLMQAIDAAPSARHRAVLEICAHAAVTTEELLHEVIGADAGELFAWLRTLPFVDEGPRGLYPHDVARDALDADLRWRAPGRYAELKARVSAAMLARIRASVDEREQIQLLVDTIVLSGARSKIETCTTPPPTMQAYADRLRDGDRDPIIAMTSAWQGEKQAELAAYWLARQPAAFWVFRSLSGEPRGYAACLELTEAEAELDVDPGAAAMWRHAHENGAPRPGERVRAWRFFLDRDHGQFTSPSVTLFAACQTLDILIRGDNSAWTLVGAYADAARWDRTLANLGFQPAPEAEYAVGDRRFPVFAHDWRRTDVTEWLRFVHARQAGASAPPAEPGNAILSEPEFASAVRDALRDLHTPERLRDNPLLRSRMVRQHQSGGPSALQDLLTTGAGMLRPDLSELVDRTFLHPATTQERVAQTLHLSFNTYRRHRDRAVAHLTEWLWAREVGQQPNSA
- a CDS encoding AraC family transcriptional regulator, yielding MPLAEPVPREAVRQAVVFMRDQLERPVTVAELAGVAGFSPYHFLRVFKRATGHTPHRYLTLLRVAEVKRLLEGGATVTQAAERCGFYSTAHLSAVFLRETGVRPSQWSPRTSDRRSA
- a CDS encoding HNH endonuclease signature motif containing protein — translated: MAQLEAEQAADVALFAATGGSARSVAAELALELSVTERRAGADVALAQALTTRLPATFAAFRRGEIDAFKARMVFEPTIALSDEMAGQVDAIVATRLVGKNPSSLRAAVNRVVQKVDAEGYERRSRARRRDRNVCLIHQDETMSTLLCDLPVEHASAIYISLDQEARRLRRGGESRTLEQLRADVLVDRLLNRAPGDSGVKPVVYVYVDLLTLAGLNEDPAELSGCGTVPAWLARALAADSNSVWRRIITEPDTGQVLSVGRTRYRPPAALADLVQVRDRVCQHPGCHRPSQYSDIDHTRDFATGGHTAEDNLGPRCRRHHRLKDEPGWSYTTAPGGEGTITTPTGRVYATTPPPLHESRVRDAAGDAEAGREEAA